Genomic window (bacterium):
GCGAACGTGACGACGTCGACGCCCTCGTCCGCCAGGACCTCGCCCAGCGCCGCGGCGTTGGAACAGTCGCCGCCCGTCACGACGACGACGCGCGCCAAACCCTCGGCCTTGACGGTCGCGTAGATACCTTTTACCCAGGCGCAGGTACTACGCGGGAAACCTACCGCTTCGGCCTCCAGCAGCGCGCGTTCGGCGTCGCCGCGCGCTATGAATAAATTATTGAGGTCTACCGGCGCGCGACCCGCCGCCCAAAGGACCTCGATGGGGAGGGTCGTCGTGATGCCGACGCATACGTCGCGCGCAAGCAAGCTAGGGCGTCACTCACCTCCGCGTCCGGCTTCGCCCCCCGCCTCCCGAATGTAGACGTAGTTGGCGCCGTGGCGCCGCTTACCGCCGAAGCCGGCTCCGCGCGCGGCGCGTTTCACGCCCTCGTACGACATCTCGGTCCACGTTTCCCGCGATACGCCGGACCGTACGCGTACCAACATCTCCTGCTCGACGCTGTACGTTAATTCGGTGTTGCCGGGGCTTTGCCAAACGACGCGGTATATGGCGTAGCCGGGTTTATCTTCCATCAGGTCGACGAGTGTTTGCGCCTGCTTATTCGAGCCGAACATCCGGCCGCGCCGGCCGAGGTATAGCGTCTCTTCGGTCTGGGTGGTGACTTCGGGTCGGCCGCCGGTCGTACCCTCCGGCTCCAATAGATCTTCCGAGAGCTTGAGCTCGCGGAACCCGGGACGGTTCACGCGCAGCGTCGCCACCAGCGCCAGCGTATCCGCCTCGGGCGAACGCGCCTTGGCCGCGTCGAAGTAGACGTCCACCCAGACGACATCGTACCCGTCGTACCGCTCCCTGTCGAAGTAGTTCAAAAGCCGCTCGATATCCTTGGTCGGCGTCGACGGGTCGACGGCTATGTTCATCCGCACCGACGGCTCCGCGGCTTCGTCGTCCACGTTCATTCTGCCGACGACGTATTCCACCGGCGGCGGCGTATACCCTTCCGCCGGGGCCGCGCTCCCGGCGCCCTCTTCCCCGCCGCGGCGGCACGCGGCCGTGGAAATAAGGACGGCCGCCGCGAGCCAAATGACCGTACGACGTCTCATAGTCTCCATCTTACGTCGCGCCGCCCAACCGCTCATAAGACCGCGCGAGCCCTTTCAACGTCAGGTCCAGGTCGACGCGCGGCGCCGTCTTCATGACGGGAGCTACCACGTTGGCCAGGCCGCCGGTCGCGACCAGGGCGCCGCGCTCCCCCCTCTCCTCCCTCACCGCCTCGACTATCCCGTCGGCGGCTCGAGCCGCCCCCAGGATGATGCCGGCCCGAAGCGCTTCGTCGGTGTTCCGGCCCACCACCCGCGACGGCATCGTGAACTCGACGGCGCCGAGCCGGGCCGCCCCGGCGAACAGGGTTTGGGCGGAAATAACTACGCCGGGCGCGATAACGCCCCCCACGTACGCGCCGTCGGCGGCCACGACGTCGAACGTGGTCGCCGTTCCGAAATCCACCGCTATAGCGGGCGCGCCGTACAGCTCGCGCGTCGCGAGGGCGTTGACGACGCGGTCCGGGCCCACCTCCGCCACGTTCTCGTAGCGGACCTCGATGCCCAACGCGTCGTAGTCGTCGCCCACTACCACCGGCGCGACGCCGAAATATTTCTCCAGCGCCGCGGCCAGGCGCGACGTGAGCGGCGGCACCACCGAGCACATCACCGACGGCAACGCCGTCGCGTCGCCGCCGTTCAGCTCCACCAAATGGCGTAATTGCGCGCCGTATTCGTCCGCGGTGCGCAACAGGTCGCTCGAGACGTCGACGTGAAAACCGAAGCGGCCGCCGACGAAATACCCGCCGGCGATAGACGTGTTGCCCACGTCGAGCGCGAGCAATTTTTCGCCCATAAGTTACGGAGTTAAATTGGAGGAAGCGGCGCCCGCCGGATTTCCCGCGCCGCCGGTTTACGACGTTGATTCGTTCTTCCCCGGCTCCTTGTCTTCCGCTTCTTCGGTAATTTTACCGCTAATGTCCCGCGAGGCCTTTTTGAATTCGCGAATACCCTTGCCCAGGCCCCGGCCTATCTCCGGCAGGCGTTTGGCGCCGAATAAAAGCAGCGCTATTAGTAGGATAAGTAAAATTTCCTGTATGCCTATAGAACCGAACATTTTTATCAACCCCTGTATGTTGTGGGTTGCGGGGCTCCGGGCGCCGCGCTAGAAGGCGGCCGAGACCGACGCCCGATGGCTGGGCTCGAGCCCGGTGTCGGAGAGGAAAGCGTAGTCGACGCCGAAGGAGGCGCCGAGCGCCCTCACCGCGAGGCCCACGCCGCCGGCGAAGGCGGAACGCTCGCTGCCCAGCCGCAACGCCACCGTCCGCCGGTACCACCACTCCGCGCCCCCGCAGAAGTCGAAGCTCGCGTCGCCCGCGGCGAGCTGAGACGCGAAGTCGTAGCCCGCGAACTTGACGTTGCAGTCCGCCGCCAGCGTAAATTCGCTGTCCCACTTCGCCACCGCGCGGCGGTACGCTCCGCCCAATTTGACGTTCGTGGGAATGGTTTCTTTCTTACCGGTATCCCATTTTAAATTCGAATAAATATTTTGGACGTTCACGCCGACGGTAAACGGCCCGAACGGGCCGGCCTTGGCTGCGACGTCCAGCGCCTGGCCGGATGAATCGGCTTCCTCCTCGAAGTCGCCCAGGTGGCGCCCGATTATGAAGATGCCGCTCGCGCCGACGTTAAATTTGGGCCACAACTTCCGGCCGTACGAGCCGTATAGGGCGTAATCCCCCGAGTTCGCGTACCCCTTCAATACCGGCCGTTTGTTCGGCGACTGGGGGTCGTTCCACTCGGTTATGGGGATGCCGTCGACGGCGCACATCAACAAGCCGCCGCCCACGGCGCCGTACTTGCCGAGGTTGTACGCGCCGTAAATGCTGTCGTACGCGGCGAGGCCGTTGAAGGTGTAGGAGTGCATGGCCGAGAAGGCGGCGCGCTCCACTCCGGGCATCCCGGCGGGGTTCCAATAGGGGGTCGTAGCGTCGTCGGCTACGGCGACGAACGCGCCGCCCATCCCCAGCGCCCGGGCGCCGGCGCCGTACGTCATCCAATCGGCGGCGTATTTATTTTCGTCGGCATTTGCGCTCGCCGCCGCTATCGCGAGAAGGGCCGCGGTAATTATTAACGGTCTCATATCGTTTACCACGCTACCTCAGTTTAAACATCTTCTGCCGGGCAACGATCTTCTGGCCGCCGGCCCGGGCGATAATTTTATAGAAGTAAACGCCGTTCGCGATGCGGTCGCCGTCGCCGTCGAGGCCGTCCCAGCGGATCTGGTTGTAACCCGCCGGCAAGCCGCCGGTTTCCAACTTCTGTATCAAACGGCCGGTGGCGGTGTAGATTTTGATAACCAGGCTGTCGATGTCGCTCGAGGAGACGAACGTGAAGTAGGTATCGTCCCGGAACGGGTTCGGGCAGTTCATGATATCCGCCAAGCCTAAGGCCCCGCTCACGACGCACTGGATTTTGCGCTCGCTCTTGTTGCCCAGGTTGTCGTGCGCCGTTACGGCGACGTTATTCAAACCGTCGGCCAGCGGGATCTTTTTCTCGACCGAGCCGGCGCGGTAATCGCCCACTTCGGCTTTGTAGTAATAAGTCAGGTCGAGTACCGTCGGTTCGGCTCCGCCGCTTTTGCTCAGCCGGGCGTAGAACGGTACGAAAGTTTTCTCGCCCGCGTCCTTGTCTATGGCCTCGAGGTTGCGCGCGATGAGGACGCCGTTCTCGTCCCGTACGTCCACTAAAAGCGTAGGGTTCGGCCCGGTGGGGTCGCCGCTGCGGAACGAATAATCGTTCAGGTAGATATCGATATCCGGGCCTACTTTGTCGCCGGAGCTGACTTCGCCCACGACGTTGACGGTCACGGCCTCGTTGCAAACGTATACTTGCCGGAAGCCCGCGCCGTAGGCGAGGCCTTTAACGTAAATTACGCCGTCCTCCGCCACCGGCGCGAGCGACGAGAAGCGGTACGGCGACGCCACGGCCGGCGCCGGCGGGGCTCCGTCCGCCGCGGCCGCGGCCGCGCTATCGGCCGCCGCGGGA
Coding sequences:
- a CDS encoding PorV/PorQ family protein, whose protein sequence is MRPLIITAALLAIAAASANADENKYAADWMTYGAGARALGMGGAFVAVADDATTPYWNPAGMPGVERAAFSAMHSYTFNGLAAYDSIYGAYNLGKYGAVGGGLLMCAVDGIPITEWNDPQSPNKRPVLKGYANSGDYALYGSYGRKLWPKFNVGASGIFIIGRHLGDFEEEADSSGQALDVAAKAGPFGPFTVGVNVQNIYSNLKWDTGKKETIPTNVKLGGAYRRAVAKWDSEFTLAADCNVKFAGYDFASQLAAGDASFDFCGGAEWWYRRTVALRLGSERSAFAGGVGLAVRALGASFGVDYAFLSDTGLEPSHRASVSAAF
- a CDS encoding type III pantothenate kinase, which gives rise to MGEKLLALDVGNTSIAGGYFVGGRFGFHVDVSSDLLRTADEYGAQLRHLVELNGGDATALPSVMCSVVPPLTSRLAAALEKYFGVAPVVVGDDYDALGIEVRYENVAEVGPDRVVNALATRELYGAPAIAVDFGTATTFDVVAADGAYVGGVIAPGVVISAQTLFAGAARLGAVEFTMPSRVVGRNTDEALRAGIILGAARAADGIVEAVREERGERGALVATGGLANVVAPVMKTAPRVDLDLTLKGLARSYERLGGAT
- the tatA gene encoding twin-arginine translocase TatA/TatE family subunit, which gives rise to MFGSIGIQEILLILLIALLLFGAKRLPEIGRGLGKGIREFKKASRDISGKITEEAEDKEPGKNESTS